The Lysinibacillus irui sequence GCTACAAGCAGATAAATTTAGCTGGTCAGTGATTGCTGCACCTTCTAAGGCTTGGGCAGCAAAGGTTTTCCCCAATTTACCAGAAGAGCAACAAATCGATGCCTTATGGGAAGCGATCTTTGCAGCGACACGTATTGACGTTGAACAGTCTGTTGAAGCTTGGCATGCTCATGATCAGGAATTACATAGCAAAGCCGACTATTTAAACTCAAAGCAATATAAGTCACTTCACTATACTGCTCCAGGCACTGACCTCATGATTGAGCTACCTGCACATCACATATGGACAGGTGGGAGTAGTATCAACATACAAGGCCAGGCATTTATGGCCAATATGCCTACAGAAGAAATTTTTACTGCACCGTTAAAAACAGGTGTTAATGGCTATGTAACAAGCACTAAGCCATTAAGCTACGGCGGCAATATTATCGATCATTTTACATTAACATTTAAAGATGGTCGTATCATTGACATCAAGGCTGAGCAAGGGCAAGACATTTTAGCTGCTCTAGTTGAAACGGATGAGGGAGCTCATTACCTTGGTGAAATAGCATTAGTACCACATGCATCACCTATTTCACAATCTAATTTGTTATTTTACAATACATTATTCGATGAAAATGCCTCCAATCATTTAGCCATCGGAAGTGCTTATGCATTTTGTATAGAGGGTGGTAAAGAAATGACTACTGAGGAATTAAGTGCACATGGACTTAACCAAAGCTTGACTCATGTTGATTTTATGATTGGTTCGAACAAAATGAATATAGACGGAATTACTAACGATGGTCAAAAAGAACCTATATTCAGAGATGGAAATTGGGCATTCTAAATAATCCATTCCTACTACTAGTATTCTAGGCTAACTATGTTAAGGTTGTCATAAATTATCCTTAGATTTTACTAGGAACCTATTGTATAATTGTTTTAGGGTAATTAATAGATCATTTAAGTAGAGAGGAGCTCTAATAATGTTCATTACAACTGTTCTTGGCTTTACAGTAGTTTTATTAATTTCTATGGCATTCTTCATCCACTACCTACAAGTTGGTTTAGATAGCAAGTCTTCAGTAACTGTAGATCCAAAGCCAAACGAAAAATTCTAATGTATAAAAAACAGCTACTATAAAGGTAGCTGTTTTTTTATAGCCTACAATTTAAAAATGTATGAAGTTGCTCCTTTATTGTAAAAATTATCTGAATAAAGTCTTTATAGTTTGCATATTTAAAATTTTGCTCTAAAATATTTTTTGTAAGGAAGGGAGCAATTTTCATGACAATGTTACAAGATATTTTAGAGTTTAACAAAGTGTTTGTCGAAGAAAAAAAATATGAACCATTCATCACTACAAAATATCCTGATAAACGTATTGTTGTTTTATCTTGTATGGATACTCGACTTGTAGAGCTTTTACCGAAAGCAATGAATTTACGTAATGGCGATGTTAAAATTGTGAAAAGTGCTGGCGCTTTAGTTAGCCATCCTTTCGGCGCAGTTATGCGTAGTTTATTGGTTGCTGTTTATGGCCTACAAGCAGATGAAGTTTATGTCGTTGGGCATTATGACTGTGGTATGAGTGCAGTTGATCCCGAAGCAATGTTAAGTGAAATGATTAAAAGAGGTATTGATCCAAAAACAATTAATATGCTAGAATATTCCGGTTTTGACTTAAAAGAGTTTTTACGTGGTTTTGGTGATGTAGCGACAAGTGTTAAAAAAAGTGTTGATACAATTCGAAATCATCCGCTAATGGTGAAAGATGTACCTGTTCATGGCCTCATTATCGATCCAAATACAGGTCATCTAGATTTAATTGAAGATGGTAATAAACAATAGTCATTACCTTTTGATTTACAACTAATAAGGTGCCTATCTTTCTCCATAACGAAAGATAGGCACCTCTCTAATTATTCATCCTCTAAACGTGCATATATAAAATGATCTACCCATTGACCATTTATATACAACAGCTTTCTTAACAGACCTTCCTGTTGAAACCCTGCTTTCTCTAATACGCGCATAGAAGGTGCATTTTGAGTAGAAACATATGCCTCTACACGATGTAGGCCTATTTGATCGAACGCGAATCGTACCACCATATTTACGGCCTCTGTGACGATTCCCTTCCCTACATAAATTTCATCCATCGCATAGCCAACAAATGCACTTGAGTATGGTAAGCGTTTTACAGCATAAAGTGCAATATGTCCTATTAGATTGTTTGTACCATGCTCAAAAATACCAAAAGTATATTCTCGCTTTGACTCCATCAAATAGAGACTTTCTTGAATTTTTTTGTATTGAGCGTCAATTGTATAATATTCTGGTCTTTGTAGTGGCTCGTAAATAGACCAAAAGTATTTATTTCGGCTTACGAGACCCGTTAAACTTCGTGCATCTTTTTCTTGGAATGTGCGGATGTAGCATTTTTCTCCCTTTATCGTTACCACATTCCCACCCTTTTTTCTTAATAGATTCCAAATTTTAAGCACCATTTCTCCACACTAGCCTTCCAATAAATATCAGTACATTCATCATTCTGGTAACATCACTACTTTGAATTTAACATAGCTTAAAAAATGGTTTTCATTCGCTACATTTCAAAGGTTGAACATTTAGTTTATTTCATTGTATGTAAGAAAAGATGCTGCTACAACTAAAACAACTCATGTCCTATTTCATAGCAGCACAATTCATTATTTTGATTTGGTTCTTACTTCTCGTCCCCAATTTCTAAACTGGACGAATCAGCATCCTCTAGTTGGCCATTATCTAATACATTTGTTAAATGGAGACCACGTTTTAGAGCCTCTCGTTCAATATGTGCAATGGTTTCCTGCAGCACCTGTACACGGGCGTGCTTTTTATCATCACCAGCAACTAAGATCCATGGAGCATCCTTTTTATCAGTCTTTTCAAACATTTCATTTGCCGCTTCAATATACTGTGGTGTTTTTTCACGATTTCGCCAATCTTCGTCTGTTAGCTTCCAAGATTTATAAGGGTTTTGTTCCCGTTCTTTAAAGCGTTTTAATTGTTCTTCATCTGATACATGAAGCCAAAATTTAATGATTATGTAATCTCCTGCAGTTAAAATTTTCTCGAAGTTATTGATTTCTTCATACGCACGAGACCATTCATCCTTCGATGCGAATCCTTCGATACGTTCTACTAATACACGACCATACCAAGAACGATCAAAAATAGCGATTTGCCCATGCTGCGGTAACTTTCTCCAGAATCTTTGTAAATAGTTATAGCGCAATTCATGAGGCTGTGGAGCTGAAATAGGGTGTACAACATAACCTCGTGGATCGACACGTTCAATTAGTCGTTTAATAGCGCCACCTTTACCAGCGGCATCCATTCCTTCAAATACCAAAATTAAACCAATTTTGTTTTTTAATAAAAACTGTTGGGCATTTAACATTTCATATTGGAGTACTTTTAATTTCTTTTTATACATTTTTTTATCTAGTTCAATCGATAAGTCTAGATTTTTTAAATTTTGTGCCAATGAAACTTCACTCCTTTTATGTAGATAATCCCATTGTACTAAAGAAAAATATAGATGCCTATTGAGATGGTAAATTGTAGTGATTATTAGCAAAACAACACGATACATTGTTGGAAATTTCCGTTATAATAAAAAAAGTGACAGTACTATACTTATTTGTCTTTTCCCTATACAATCTAAACACGAAGGGAGAGGAAATCATGCCTCGGTTTATCTTGATGACAATCTCTTATCTTGTCTCATTCATCCTAACCTTTTTATCCTTTTTCATGAAAATAAACGGTCAATCTTCTCTAGAAATTTCTAATCGGTTTTCTGTAGTATTTGCACCAGTTGATATTAGTCATGCAATATGGATTGTCATTTATTTATTAATTGGCTATTGGTTATTGGTGAACATTAAAAAGACATCTATGAAACAGTCTGCTCTCTTTAGTTGCATAAATATTTTGCAAGCCTTAACGATATATGTATGGCATCATGAGTTATTTATTGTTTCTCTTGGCATCACCTTGCTTTTGGTCTTGTACTTATTTATGTTGTATAATACGTACTCTCTTCACGACAAAGCGTTGTCAGGTCGTATTCCTTTCTCCATTTATTTTGCATGGATGACATTTATCTTGATTACGAATAGTAGCTTTACGTTAACGGCTTATGGTTGGAACGGCTTTGGTCTTAGCACTCCTCTTTGGGCAGTAATTTTACTGACACTTGGTGGAGCTATTGCACTACATATCCGCTTTCATCACTTTGATACCATGTATCCGAGTGTTTTTATTTGGGCTTATTTAGGAATCGCTTTACATAATGGTTTTGATGAGCTTCTTGTAACAACTGCCGCCTTATTTTTATGTGGTGTTCTCTTTGTTGGTATTTTATTTATTAAAAAAAATCCTGCCCACCAAAAATAAATTGGTTAGCAGGATTTTAAATTATATCCTATTCTTCATCTAAGGAAGTTAAAATAATTGGTTTATCTTTAGTGACAATAACTGAATGTTCAATTTGAGCTACAAGCGATTTATCAGGTGTAACAAATGTCCAACCATCACCAGCTTCTACAATATGCTCTGCTTTTGCTGAGATAAATGGCTCAACAGCAAGCACCATTCCTTCTTTCATAATCGTAGAATCCCATGCATCATAATAATTTAAAATATGATTAGGCTCATCATGTAAAGATTGACCTAAGCCATGTCCTGTTAAATTCATAATAACAGTTAAACCATTAGCATTCGCCTCTCGTTCAACCGCTTTACCTATTTGATTTAATTTAGACCCAGCTTTAACCTTTGTCATTGCTCGATCAAAAGCACTTTTAGCAACTCGGCATAGTTTTTCTTTGTCCTCATAACCCTCACCAACAACAAATGAAATGCCAGTATCTGCAAAGTATCCATTTAAAGACCCAGAAACATCGATATTCACAATATCCCCTTCTTGAATAACACGTTTTCCTGGAATACCATGTGCCACTTCTTCATTGACACTAATACATGTATATCCTGGGAAATCATATTCCCCCTTAGGTCCAGAAATAGCACCAGCCTCTGCAAACATGCGGCCAGCAATTTCATCTAGCTCAAGTGTTGTAACACCTGGTTTTGTTGCTGCTTTCATGGCTTCACGAATTTCGGCACAAATGCGTCCAATTTTTTTAAAAGCTTCAATCTCTTCTTGCGTTTTTACAATCATTTATAACGTCCCTTTCATCTAATATCTATTCTTTAATATAACATAACTTTTTATGCGTATAACGATAAACGCTTTAAATATTGTATGCTTTCCTACAATGCAAAGTGCTAAAAGAGCTATTCATGACCAAAAGTCCCTTCACATGAGTGAAGGGACTTGCTTGTTGTTGAAAAAAGTTGATAATTTTGCTAATGATTCTGTGCGAAAGCGAATATCATCAAGTAGTATAGAACGAAAAGCTTTTATACCCTTTTACAATAAATCATTTGAGGAAACTTTTATTATGCTTTTCTTTGCATTAATTGTGGAGCGGCTGTGAATAAAAGCACCCCTACAATTGCCGTTAAAATGGTTGCTGGCAACATATATG is a genomic window containing:
- a CDS encoding aminopeptidase is translated as MNLLLSFDTKLIKYAELAVKVGVNIQKDQYLYISCSTDNLKLAQIITKIAYKNGAKQVFVDLSDDELVRARYEGAPKDSFDFFPPWKVQEREWLADHGAAFLSISSQNPDLLKGIERDRIMAFQKASGQALANYYQWLQADKFSWSVIAAPSKAWAAKVFPNLPEEQQIDALWEAIFAATRIDVEQSVEAWHAHDQELHSKADYLNSKQYKSLHYTAPGTDLMIELPAHHIWTGGSSINIQGQAFMANMPTEEIFTAPLKTGVNGYVTSTKPLSYGGNIIDHFTLTFKDGRIIDIKAEQGQDILAALVETDEGAHYLGEIALVPHASPISQSNLLFYNTLFDENASNHLAIGSAYAFCIEGGKEMTTEELSAHGLNQSLTHVDFMIGSNKMNIDGITNDGQKEPIFRDGNWAF
- a CDS encoding GNAT family N-acetyltransferase, which codes for MVLKIWNLLRKKGGNVVTIKGEKCYIRTFQEKDARSLTGLVSRNKYFWSIYEPLQRPEYYTIDAQYKKIQESLYLMESKREYTFGIFEHGTNNLIGHIALYAVKRLPYSSAFVGYAMDEIYVGKGIVTEAVNMVVRFAFDQIGLHRVEAYVSTQNAPSMRVLEKAGFQQEGLLRKLLYINGQWVDHFIYARLEDE
- the map gene encoding type I methionyl aminopeptidase, with amino-acid sequence MIVKTQEEIEAFKKIGRICAEIREAMKAATKPGVTTLELDEIAGRMFAEAGAISGPKGEYDFPGYTCISVNEEVAHGIPGKRVIQEGDIVNIDVSGSLNGYFADTGISFVVGEGYEDKEKLCRVAKSAFDRAMTKVKAGSKLNQIGKAVEREANANGLTVIMNLTGHGLGQSLHDEPNHILNYYDAWDSTIMKEGMVLAVEPFISAKAEHIVEAGDGWTFVTPDKSLVAQIEHSVIVTKDKPIILTSLDEE
- a CDS encoding beta-class carbonic anhydrase, giving the protein MTMLQDILEFNKVFVEEKKYEPFITTKYPDKRIVVLSCMDTRLVELLPKAMNLRNGDVKIVKSAGALVSHPFGAVMRSLLVAVYGLQADEVYVVGHYDCGMSAVDPEAMLSEMIKRGIDPKTINMLEYSGFDLKEFLRGFGDVATSVKKSVDTIRNHPLMVKDVPVHGLIIDPNTGHLDLIEDGNKQ
- a CDS encoding polyphosphate kinase 2 family protein produces the protein MAQNLKNLDLSIELDKKMYKKKLKVLQYEMLNAQQFLLKNKIGLILVFEGMDAAGKGGAIKRLIERVDPRGYVVHPISAPQPHELRYNYLQRFWRKLPQHGQIAIFDRSWYGRVLVERIEGFASKDEWSRAYEEINNFEKILTAGDYIIIKFWLHVSDEEQLKRFKEREQNPYKSWKLTDEDWRNREKTPQYIEAANEMFEKTDKKDAPWILVAGDDKKHARVQVLQETIAHIEREALKRGLHLTNVLDNGQLEDADSSSLEIGDEK